The DNA segment GCCCGACATGAAATATTCGAATGTTCAGCACGGCTTGCAATACTCCGATGTCGGTGATTATCCGGGCATAAATTACTCTGCAGTCAAAGAAATGTACAGGCAGGTGGGAGATCTGCAGGTCGAAAACGGGATCGCGCTCAAAGGACTGATCGTGCGTCACCTGGTTTTGCCTCACGATCTGGCAGGCAGCACCGCTATTATCGATTTCCTGGCCTCCCAGGTAAGCCCGCATGCAGCGATCAACATAATGGATCAGTACTACCCGGCTTATCACGCGGGCGAATACGAAGAGCTGTGCACAAGCCCCCAAGCCGACGAGATCGCAAAGGTCAAAGAGTATGCGCATAAAAAAGGCTTGCGGATAATCGACTGACCATCCACAAGCCGTTCTGTTGCAGAAGGCTTCTCTTAGTTATCGCCTTCGATCTCTTTTTCCATCTCGTCTACAGCATCTTCGAGATTTTCCTCGGTGACCTCACCGGCCTCTTCCATTTCCTCGCCGGCCTCTTCCATTGTTTCTTCGATGTTATCGCCCGGCTCTTCTTCGCCGCCGCATCCCGTGATGCTGAACGAACCAAGAACCATGATCATAACGATCGCAAGTAATTTCCTGACCATAATTTGCCTCCAAAAATAGATTAGTTTTGCAAAAACGTTTATTTCCGTTAGTCCGCTTTACTGATCTGAACCTGCTTCTTTATCTTCGTCGTCTCTGTCGTCATCTTTATCTTCATCCTCATCCTCGTCCTCGTCCTCATCTTCATCATCATCGTCCATGTCGTCCTCATCATCCGCTTCATCATCGTCATCTGCTTCGTCGCGGTCAGAGTCTTCTTCCTTATCCTCCTTGCCCTTTTCTTTTTCAGCCTTGTCCGCCTCGCCCGTAACAGCCTTTTCCATTCGGCCGGCAATCCTTTCCATCTTGCTGTCGTACCGCTTCTGCTCCTTTTCCATCAACTTCTTAACACGCTCAACGACCTTCTCGTTTCCCGTTTCCTCAGCGACCTCCAGCATCTTTTCCATCCTGGCCTGCCGCCTGAGATGCTTGGTCTTTTCGCGATCGAGCTGCTTGGCTATGGCATCCATTCGCTGGCTGAACTTGTCCGCCTCGGGACTCTTACCTCTGCCCCGCTCGGCTTCCTCTGACCTGCCTCTACCTCGCTGGGCTTCCTCACCCCGACCCCGGCCCTTACCGCCGTCACCTTCGCGATCGCGTTCACGCTCTTGTTTTCGTTCTTCATCCCTTTCCTGCTTCCTTTGCCTCTCACGCCTCTGCTCACCACGCTCCTCGTCATCACCTTCATCATTGCGGGCTCTTCTGCCCCGGCCGCCGCCTCCGCGACCCCGACCGTTTTCCTGATCGTTATCGCTGACTTGTCGACCTCGGCCCTGACCCCCTCTGCCTCGACCCTCATTATCATTCGCCCCCATTACCGAGCCGCTCAGCCAGAAAAGCACTGCCGCCGTCATCAGAATTGTTACTGTACGTCTCATTCTCTTCCCCTTTTGCTCAAGATCATAATTGTCACATGCGAATAAAAATAGTCAAGCATCAGCCCTTCATCATCTCGTCAATGAATGCCTCCGCCTTCTGGATCGCTTCTTCCATGTCATCGACCAGCACATCGACTCGCGACCTCATATTCGCCAGTTCATCATCCAGTGAAGCTATCGCGACTGCGTTTAGATTATGCTTCAAAAACAAAACCTGATCCTCGAATGACTCCAGCACCGGCTCCATTCGAGCCTCAGCCAGCCGCATGGAAGTGATCAGACCGTCATAATTAGTACGGGTCTGCCGCAACTGTCTCGCACTTGCACGCCGCAGCTCATCGCTGGAATAATCGTCGAGCTCCGCCTCCCATTCATCGAACAGGTCCTCAGCAACGTCTTCCACTTTATCGATACGTGAGCTGAGTTTGTTTGCGGCATCCTGACTTGCATCATACTCCTGCTTCATACCGTCGTACATCTCCTCCAGCTCACCGCCTTCGAAGTCGACAACAGCCTCGAACTGACTCAGTGCGGACCGGAACTGGTCTTTCGCTTCGTTCTGACTGTCGCGTGCCGCCTGAACGCGGTCAACGAGTATATCGCGTTTTTCGACGTTGAAACGTTCCATCACCCCATAATAGGCATTCTCACAGCCCGAAAGAAAAACACCCCCCGCAAGCAGCAGTATGCTCATCAGTGAGTTCAGTGTCATTCTCATAAATACCTCGCATCTCGTTGCAAACTCTTGTGCCCAACTAACTATCCAAGCGACAACCTTGGTCGCCATAGGTATCCAGACACTTAAACTGTACTGAATCTAACACGTCCATGCTCGATTGTCCAGCATATAAAACCAATCCATGATGAATACATTTGTAGATTTTATCCCGCGACCTGTAGAAATAACCGCCAAAATGAATTGTTTGAGGTGCCCGCAAGCTATGGTTGGAATGATTTGCACCCGGATAGAACTGCCTGCCCCTCAAAACCTTAACTTTCCCGGCTCAGCAAAAGGGTTTTCACCCTGCATTATTCAAGATATGCGCGCAAAAAAAGCCCACGCAGAACGTGGGCGGGTGTCGGGTTCGGAAAGGGGGAACTGAACGAACCCGACCGAGCTATATGTAACGAGGAGATTTTAACTTATTATCGTACTTTACACTTGCGCGTTGCCGACATACCAAGCATACCAATACCCAGCAGCGCAATCGTTGCCGGCTCAGGAATGACAGGGTAGAACGGATCATCATCATCGCCGCCGAAGTAGATGGGCGTTCCCCCACTTGCGGGGCTGATACCACGGCCGGGATAGAAACCGGTGGACGGCACAAGATTCGAACCGCCAGCAGTAGCTTCACCCGTCGCATCGGCGTCGTCGAATTCCTGGAACAGACTTTCAGGAACCGAAAGATCTGCCACGGTTTGCGTAGTATCGCTCGTGCTCTGGCTGTTTTCATTTACAGCGCCCGTCGTATTCGGATCTTCTGCCATACGCGGCACGAATACATATTCATCCGCCCTCGGCAGAGGCTCCGCTACAGGCGGCACTTCATCAAGAGACAATGAAACATCTGCTTTTTGCGGGCCGAGATCGAAATAAGGCCCGGCAGCTGCGGTGCCGGCAAACGCAAGCAACGCCATAACTGATAGAAGGATGTTGATTCTCATGTTCCCTCCCTCTGCGCCAGTCGGAAACCGGCTGGCTGGTTCATCATTATCTTATGTCTTTCTTCCGATTAACATTATAACAATGGTGGTATATACATATCTATAAAAAAAGGCCGCAGGAAACATAAAAATGTCTCCCAACGGCCTCTGCGCGATGTTACGGTTGTTTTTATGGGCGGATCAGGTGAAATTTTTTGCTGTATCCGCCATTTTTTTCGGGAAAATCGCCATTTTCAGTACTGCTATTAACGATCTCCTCAGATAAGCGGAGTCTTACCGGGTGTTGCCGCCGGACGGGTCTCCACAGGTCCGAACTCGTATGCTTCCGGTGAAAGATCAAGCTTGGATGCGTTTACGAGCCATTTCCAGCTCAAAGCCTTGCCCGTGTACGCACTCATGCGACCCATAATAGCGGTCAAACAGCTCTCAGCCACCCGCTGTCCCTCGTTGAGCGGTTCCCCCGCACGAATACTCGCAATAAGGTCAGCGTGTTCCACCACGTACGGATTCTTCGCCTCACCAGAAAATCGCCATTCATTCTCGCCGCTGATCCACTGTCGCGGATCCGAAACGCCCTTCGTACCCACCAGCCGTTCACTAACCCGGGTCGCGGTATTAGGCGTCTGCCGGCACATGCTCATAACTCGGGCGCCGTTGTCGTATTCAAACTCGATCGCGAAATGATCGAAAATATTGCCGTACTTGTCCTCGGTACGGACCTCTCTGCCGCCCATACCCATGGCCTTTTTAGGCGGCCCGCCCATGGCCCAGTTGATCACATCGATATTGTGCACGTGCTGCTCGACAATGTGATCGCCGCTCAGCCAGGTGAAATACAGCCAGTTCCGACACTGCCATTCCATCTCGGACCATTCGGGTTTCTTTTCCTTCACCCACAGCCCGCCCATGTTCCAGTAGCACTGCCCGCCGACTATCTCACCGATCGCACCGTCATGGATACGCTTCATGGCCTCGATATAGCTCGCCTGGTGTCTCCGCTGCGTACCGGCAACGATACCCAGCTTCTTGGCTTTAGCCTGCTTGGAAGCCTCGATCACCTTCCTTGCCCCTACAGCATCCACGCATACGGGCTTTTCCATAAACACGTGCTTGCCCTGACGGACACATTCTTCAAGGTGGATCGGCCTGAAATGCGGAGGTGCGGCAGTGACAATAAGGTCCACTTCTTCAATGGCACAGACCTTCTTGTAGTTGTCAAAGCCCGTAAACATGGTCTCAGGAGTAACCTTGACGCGGTCAGCAAAATCCTTCTTCAGCCGCCTCAGCGAGCCGTCAAGACGATCCTGGAAAAGATCGCCCATCGCGACCACCTCGACCGCCGGATCGGCCCGAAGACAATCGATAGTGGCTCCTGTCCCGCGTCCGCCGCAGCCTATCACACCAACGCGGATCTTCTCTTCGCCCGCCGCGAACACGCTTGCGGGCCCAGCCACCGCGGCCAATGATACCGCAGAAGTTGCTTTGATGAAATCACGTCTTGAAAAAGACCGTGGGGTGCTGATATTTCGCTCCATTTACATCTTCTCCGTTTAAACTATCAATTTTCAAACGTATACCCATAACCGCACGCCCATGCGGCCGTTCAGAGTCGGACAGGCCAGCACCCTCGCCTTGCCGTTTCGACATCTGTAAAAACAAGACGTTTATTTCGCAGCTTCTCTTCCAAAAAAACTGCGAAGGATGCCATTTTTTTAAAAAGGACCAGATTTTCCGGCCTCATACGGACCTGACCCACCCTGCTAGCCGCTCAGCGTCCAGCCCTTGCGGTACTCTTTAGCTAACAGACTGTTTGCCTTGGCATTATTTGTTCGGCCAGTTTCGCCGTTGTATTCGATCTTCTCGCCCGCACGATACGCCACCAGCCCGAGCATCATCTGCTCGATCATCAAACCCGCATAATCAAAATCACACGAAGTCTTCAGATCGCCTTTGCAAGCATCTATCCACTCCCTCTGGAAGTGCCCCATCGGCTCGGCAACCTCTTCTTCCTTGCGAGGCTCGAAATACGTCATATCCGCATCCGGCCCCCACGGTATGACCAGCCTGGAGTTGAAATCGCATACGATAAAGCCCTTAGTGCCCTTGAACATCGCACCGTGACCTATCCGGTTCAGATTGACGTACTTGCGCGGCGAATTAGGCATCATCCCGCCCTGATACCACATGACGTTGATCGGGCCCCGCCAGTCATTCGCCGGATGCCGCCACGTCATCTGCAGTTCCACCGGCGTCACCTCCGGATCATACTTCTCGCCTTTCGCTTCAGCAGTCTCAGGGCGGCCCGCATCGATGGCGTTCCATATTATATCCATCGTATGACTGCCCATATCCCCGACCTGGCCCGTACCGAAATCCCAGTACATGTTCCAGTTCAGACAATTCGCACCCGGCCGACCGTCAAAATAGCCCGGATTGTACGGATGGTGCTGCGCCGGCCCGAGCCACAGATCATAATGCAGATTCTTCGGCGGCTTGCCCTTGCCAGGCAGATAACCGTCCTTGCGAAGCTGCCGGTTCCCCCACGCTCGTGCATCCTGCAGTTCACCTATCGCACCGTCACGGATCAGCTCGCGAACCCGTTCAAAATTCGGATACTGGTGCCTCTGCGTACCCACCTGCGTCGCGATCTTGCCGCGATTCTTCAGATACGTATCACGCACCACCCGAGCCTCTTCCACGGTATTCGCCAACGGCTTCTCACAGTAAACATGCAGCCCACGGTTCATCGCCCAGTTCGCAATAAAAGCATGCGTATGGTCCAGCGTACAGCAAACTACCGCATCCAGATCCTTCTGCTCGAGACACTTCCGCCAGTCTACATAATGTTTCGCATTTGGAAAAGTCTTCGCCGCATGAGCGATATGCTCCTCGTCCACATCACACAGCGCAACCACGTTCTCACCCTTGAGCACGCCGTAATGCGCCCGCGCCCTGCCGTCACAGCCGATCAGCGCGATATTGAGCTTGTTGGAAGGAGCGTTCTCCCCCGCAAGTACCCCGCTGGGAAGTATCACCAGACCTGTTGCTGCCGCTGCGCCCTTGAGAAAATCACGACGACCAATGTTTGCCGCTGCCATATCATACCCTTCCATTTTGACATCATGAAACATTCGCGAGGCCAACATCTGCCGCGCCTATCCTTTTAACGCCCTTGCCCTTAATCTGGGATCAGGTCCTTCAGCGGATGCGTACTCACACTTCGAAGCTGTCCGCCTCGCGATAGGCCTCGATCAGTGCCTTTTCGCCTTCTTTTCCCTTCTTGCTTCGCCCGTGCTCCATGCACAGCACACCCTTATAGCCCTTCTTGTAAAGATGCTTGAAAATATTCTTGAAGTTGATCTCACCCGTACCAGGTTCCCGCCTGCCCGGATTGTCGCCCAGGTGGAACGCCGCGATCTGATCATACGCCTTGTCAATATTGCGGATCAGATCGCCCTCTGTGATCTGCTGATGAT comes from the Anaerohalosphaera lusitana genome and includes:
- a CDS encoding DUF2959 domain-containing protein, translated to MRMTLNSLMSILLLAGGVFLSGCENAYYGVMERFNVEKRDILVDRVQAARDSQNEAKDQFRSALSQFEAVVDFEGGELEEMYDGMKQEYDASQDAANKLSSRIDKVEDVAEDLFDEWEAELDDYSSDELRRASARQLRQTRTNYDGLITSMRLAEARMEPVLESFEDQVLFLKHNLNAVAIASLDDELANMRSRVDVLVDDMEEAIQKAEAFIDEMMKG
- a CDS encoding PEP-CTERM sorting domain-containing protein, whose product is MRINILLSVMALLAFAGTAAAGPYFDLGPQKADVSLSLDEVPPVAEPLPRADEYVFVPRMAEDPNTTGAVNENSQSTSDTTQTVADLSVPESLFQEFDDADATGEATAGGSNLVPSTGFYPGRGISPASGGTPIYFGGDDDDPFYPVIPEPATIALLGIGMLGMSATRKCKVR
- a CDS encoding Gfo/Idh/MocA family protein; this translates as MERNISTPRSFSRRDFIKATSAVSLAAVAGPASVFAAGEEKIRVGVIGCGGRGTGATIDCLRADPAVEVVAMGDLFQDRLDGSLRRLKKDFADRVKVTPETMFTGFDNYKKVCAIEEVDLIVTAAPPHFRPIHLEECVRQGKHVFMEKPVCVDAVGARKVIEASKQAKAKKLGIVAGTQRRHQASYIEAMKRIHDGAIGEIVGGQCYWNMGGLWVKEKKPEWSEMEWQCRNWLYFTWLSGDHIVEQHVHNIDVINWAMGGPPKKAMGMGGREVRTEDKYGNIFDHFAIEFEYDNGARVMSMCRQTPNTATRVSERLVGTKGVSDPRQWISGENEWRFSGEAKNPYVVEHADLIASIRAGEPLNEGQRVAESCLTAIMGRMSAYTGKALSWKWLVNASKLDLSPEAYEFGPVETRPAATPGKTPLI
- a CDS encoding Gfo/Idh/MocA family oxidoreductase, translating into MAAANIGRRDFLKGAAAATGLVILPSGVLAGENAPSNKLNIALIGCDGRARAHYGVLKGENVVALCDVDEEHIAHAAKTFPNAKHYVDWRKCLEQKDLDAVVCCTLDHTHAFIANWAMNRGLHVYCEKPLANTVEEARVVRDTYLKNRGKIATQVGTQRHQYPNFERVRELIRDGAIGELQDARAWGNRQLRKDGYLPGKGKPPKNLHYDLWLGPAQHHPYNPGYFDGRPGANCLNWNMYWDFGTGQVGDMGSHTMDIIWNAIDAGRPETAEAKGEKYDPEVTPVELQMTWRHPANDWRGPINVMWYQGGMMPNSPRKYVNLNRIGHGAMFKGTKGFIVCDFNSRLVIPWGPDADMTYFEPRKEEEVAEPMGHFQREWIDACKGDLKTSCDFDYAGLMIEQMMLGLVAYRAGEKIEYNGETGRTNNAKANSLLAKEYRKGWTLSG